The Deltaproteobacteria bacterium sequence CAGTTAAAAAAATGAAGATTTAAAGAACAGAGAACTTGAAACTGGGAATTTGAAGTGAGAGTTTATTCGTAATCATGTCTAATAATTAGAAACTAAGTTGTTGTTTCTGGCTTCCACTTAATACTGCAACCGACACTGGGTTTTTGATGAAAGTGAATTGGTTGGCCATTAAGCACAGCATCTACTGCAGCGCGTAAATCATTACCTAAAATTGGTTTGCCGTTACCAGGGCGGCTATCATCAAATTGCCCACGATAGACAAGTTTGCGTTTGTTATCGAATAGATAAAATTCAGGAGTGCAAGTTGCATTAAATGCTTTAGCTACGTTTTGCGACTCATCATAAAGATAAGGAAATATATAACCAGCTTCTCGTTTTTCAATAACCATTTTTTCAGGGCTATCATCTGGGTAAGCTTCAGCGTCATTAGCATTAATGGCAATGATGCTAATATGCTTTGCATAATCTCTGCCAAAGACTGCGAGCGCCGCGCGGATATGTTTTACATAAGGGCAGTGATTACAGATAAACATTACTAAAAGTGGTTGTTTTACTGAAAAATCATGGGGTCCAATTAAATGACCGTCGGTGTCAGGAAGATTAAAATCTGGACAAGGTGTACCAAGTGCCAACATAGCTGAAGGTGTAATAGCCATGATTTTCTCCTAGACTAATGTATTTAAGATAAGTCGAAGATTGGCTATTGTCATTAAATCAAAAAAAAATAATTACATAACGGCACTTAATAAAATGATGATTAAATTAATGAGTGAGATTGCTTTACTCTAAATAAATACATGTGGAGATCTTTATGTACAGCACAAAAGCAATTATCTTAGCGCTAATACTAAGTAGTTTTTTTACAAGCGTTTTTAGTGTTGCGTGTAATCCTCCGCAAAAAAAGGAACATCAAAAAGCCATGAATGTTTCTGAAAAACAACGTTTAGCTGAATTGCAAAAAAGACTAACCCCGCAACAATATGCTGTTACCCAAGAAGATGCAACCGAACCACCATTTAAGAATGCATATTGGGATAATCATCAACCAGGCATTTATGTAGATGTGGTAA is a genomic window containing:
- a CDS encoding thioredoxin family protein, encoding MAITPSAMLALGTPCPDFNLPDTDGHLIGPHDFSVKQPLLVMFICNHCPYVKHIRAALAVFGRDYAKHISIIAINANDAEAYPDDSPEKMVIEKREAGYIFPYLYDESQNVAKAFNATCTPEFYLFDNKRKLVYRGQFDDSRPGNGKPILGNDLRAAVDAVLNGQPIHFHQKPSVGCSIKWKPETTT